The window AGGGTTGCTTCGAGTTATTTTGCTTCTTGAGTTATTGAAGCGCCATAGTTATTAAGTATCAGTTTAGTTGTTTGTAGTAGGTACTATCTGTAACTCTGTGACATACAAGACGCTATTAAATGAGAGGTGATTTTTCTTGCAAGCTTTGTGCTATTGCTGTGTGGGTTCACTAACCCTCTTTAAAGGTGGATTCTTTCAATTCCTAAATGTTTTCAGGCATtatatcttcttctcttgaaCGTTTTACTTTCTGTTTACTTATGCAGCTGCTTCTTCAACATTGTAATATTTGACCATTATCTCATCATCACGACAGCACTCATCACCGATCCACCCATATCCACCATCCACCATCTATGGTATTCTAAGAAATACTAAAGGAGGAATAAAAGGCATCTCAGAGAGTGAACTCAATGAGTTAACCCTCTAACCGAGTTGACTCAGTTCTGAATTTGGTGGACCAGCAGTGGAGCACCATTGCCCCTCAATCATGGGATAATTGTTTTTggtctttattttgtttgttttgagtTAGTTAATTCACATTCCTAGTTGAGCTAGAGTCCCACCTAATCAGAACACTATCTACCAAGTGTTTTAATTAGTTTTGACACTTCGTTTTAAGTCATTGGAACTCATCTTTAAGAGTTTTTAAGTAGTTAGGTTCACCACATAGGACAGCTGACTAGGGGGCTATCCTATGTAGTTTTTTATTGTCGTAGTGGGATTTttatcctcttttttctttttttttttataaataaagaagctgTTGGGCAGTGATTTTTTTGACTTCATTATGAGCTTTTGCTTCTTGAGATCCTGCGGTGGTGCAGTGATGTTGCTgtgatgattctaacctagttCTATGGTGGTGACCTTATATTATAGTTCAGATCCcctttttcttccatcttttcCTTCACTTTTCTAACGCTGAAATCAAACTTCCCCATCTCTTGACCTTTTATTTACAATTTAATCTTTTTACTTGTTTACTTAGAGATGGGTCTTTATGGAATTTAGAATAGGAGGGAGAAGGACAGGAATAAAGTTAAGGAAACAAGGGCTTAATTGTAATTTATCGAGGTCAGGCTCTTATGTGTGAATTGCAAAAGAAGCTTTCTTCTAACAGATCTGGTTTTCATGTGAAAGAACTCACGCCTACAGGGTCCAATCAAGCTGAGAATTCAGATGTTGATAGCTAGACCACTGATCTGTAAACCCCACCTAAATAGCAATCTGAAAGTTGGAAGAGATTCTCTAAAATTTTGCCAGATGGTACTGTAGCTGTCAGGACTGATCTCTGGTTAAAAACATGGAAGAAAGGGCTTTATGGAGTAAGATTCAGGGGAACAAATCGCGCTATAGAACCAACTTGATTCCCAGAATTTCAGATTGAAAGATGGTTTATCGAGAGAACATCAAGCTCTCTCTCTTTAGGGGTCCTTACAGTTGCTGAAACAGAGTATAGTTGAGGAGACAAATAAataacagcaagaaggggaataaAAAGAATTAGAAACAAGAAGAACTCACATTTGATGTAATGAACAGGGGTACGTTTGCTGGAACTCAGACATGTACCAGCACATGGTGGCTCTTAGCAACCTGTCAAAGGATTACAAGTATATATttaaataaggggaaaaaaacccATTCCTAATTCTTATCAAAATCCAAAACTTGAGTTTGGCATTAAGTTGGACTCAATCTCCTAACCGATTTATATATCCTATGTTTAACTGTGTCAGGTTGACagccggcacttattataattagccataatcctttttgcatggatccttgcactcgtctttgcttggaatccccatgtaaccgaccccattaagttggaataaggttttggatgttgttgttgttattgttgtatcCTATGTTTAACTGCATCATTactattattactttttttttggggggcaaATCATTTATAGGGTGTATACCATTCCCAACAGCTTGTTCTCTGGAAAGAGTGATTTGCTATCAGTTTGCCATCTATTGGGGGAATTATCACATCATTATTGACTCTTTTATGTGAATATTAGGGGTAGCTTCATAGCTTGGTTGCAGTTGCCATCTGATGTTTTATCATTTAGTCTTGGACATTGAGATCTTTTGGTGATAGGACTGCATCTATCAGAGCTTTTCTGCCTTGTGTCATTCAGTTTTCGCACCTGAGGATCGAAATTCCCGATTCAGTGGTTCTTTGAGCTAGAAGGTGGTGAACAAAGTAACCACATTTCTTTTTCTGGTCTTCCTACTTGGATAGTGAAAGGGAAGTTAATATTGCCGTGTTTTGTGCATTGTGGCATGAGATATTTCCCCCtgcaacctctctctctctctctctgtgggtgTGGGTGGGTTTGTTGTGTTCATAAAACCTCTAATTCCTTACAGGTGGCCataaactgttttttttttagaccaGACTCTATTTCTAGCTTTGGGTTCCCTCCAAAACCCCCTATAAAAATTTCCCTATACCCTGCTTAAAGGTGAGTTGGGACTCTAAATATTCCTGATTTTTACTATTTGAATTCAAGATTTTCCCCTTTGAATTCATGAGTCGTCTTGTTTTTGGTTTGATATTGTGGATGGTACTAGATAATCATCGGctgatttctattttttattccctTCTTGTTCTAGGCTTGCAGGGAGATCAAACTGTTCACATGGTTCGTGGTTTTGCACCAGCTTCAGCTACCAATACGACTGGTACAGCCAATGTAGGAGGAGGTTCAAACACTACTCCTGGTGTTGGAAGGGGTGTTGGTTCCAATGAAGGTGCAGGCTTTGGAGGTGGTGGTCTTGGAGCGTCCCTTTTCCCTGGACTTGGTGTCAATGGGCTGGGTGGCAATGGGGTATCTGGATTATTTGGATCTGGACTTGGATCTGGACTTCCTGAATTTGAACAAGTGCAGCAACAACTTACTCAGAATCCAAACATGATGAGGGAAATAATGAACATGCCTGTCATCCAGAACCTAATGAATAACCCTGATTTAATGCGCAACTTGATTATGAGCAATCCTCAAATGCGTGAGATAATTGATCGTAATCCTGACCTTGCCCACATCTTAAATGATCCCAGCACTCTTCGCCAGACATTAGAAGCTGCAAGAAACCCTGAACTCATGCGGGAAATGATGCGGAACACTGATAGAGCAATGAGCAACATTGAATCTTCTCCTGAAGGATTCAACATGCTTAGGCGCATGTACGAAACTGTTCAGGAACCATTTCTGAATGCAACTACCATGGCTGGAGACACTGGAAATGATGCGGGCTCAAACCCATTTGCGGCCCTTTTGGGGAGCCAAGGTGGTGGCCAGGCCAGAGACCGGTCAACTAACTCTACGACCACTGGTTCTGAAACTACAACGGGTTCTCCTGCTCCAAATACAAACCCGCTTCCCAATCCATGGAACACTGGTGGTAattatcttttctttcctaGTTTTCTCATGAACGTTCATTTGACCCTCACTGTGCTAATAAGTTATTTATTGGAGgtaaaataaacataaaaagaaaaaaaaagcagctGTGCTGTGGGCACAGCAGATCCTAGAAAACAGGACCAGGGTCTCTCTTTGAGGAATGATGATTCCTGATGCTAAAGGGTTTTCAGCCTTTTAATGAATCTCTTATATCATAAAGGTGGTATCTAATTTAGCATTTGGAGGCATACAACTAAATATAAACCCCTATTGCTTTGTTTTACCATTTCTAAGATTGTTCTCCACATATTTCAATTATTGTTAAAACAACTAAAGTGTATAATCGGTGTAAATTTTCTTATAGAGAACTCTTTTTTGTGCTGTACTGGAACCTTCTACTAGCCCTATTGCTCTCTAAACTAAATGCCTCCATTCTGGGtatttttaatataaacttCCCAACCTTCTCTAATTTGTTAATTGAACGCTTATTTTGCAGGAGGAAGTGCACAGACAAACACCACTTCTAGGTCGACTCCTGTTGGGGATGGAAGGGGAGCTGGAATTGCTGGTTTAGGCGGGCTTGGTCTCCCAGAGATGGAGCGAATGTTCAGTGGCACGCAGGATCCTGCTTCAATGAATCAGTTCTTGCAAAATCCTGCGGTTTCACAGATAATGCAAAGCCTCCTGTCTAACCCCCAGTACATGAACCAGGTAGTTAAAATTATGTTGTATTCTTATATTGAtaagtatatattttttgttttctaacCATGTTGATCAACTGTTAGATTCTTGGTCTCAATCCACAACTGCGCAGCATGCTTGATTCCAATTCTCAGTTACGAGAAATGATGCAAAACCCCGAATTTCTTCGTCAGTTGACTTCTCCTGAGACCATGCAGGTAGCATCATTTTAAGAGAACAATATAatttctgtgtgtgtgtgtgtgtgtgtcatgCGCGCGTGCGTGTGCACACCTTATGCTTGCATGCTATCCATGGTGTCCTTGGCTTGGCATGTAAGTTAAGTTTTCAGATTTTAAGAATCAACAGTCTACACTTTAGATTGATGGTGTTTGAACTTGTTGGCAATCTCAGTGAAAGCTTTCACAGTTGGGGTTCTTGAGTTGCATGCATCCTTTAGATTGATACTTGTTCCTTATATTTCCTGCAGCAAGTTTTGTCTTTGCAGCAATCACTTATGTCCCAGCTTGGTCGTCAGCAATCTGCACAGTAAGTTGGCACACAacctcctctccccccccccttttagtGAAAAACATGTGAAGAAAGCTGTTGTTCTTTATCTttcacaaaaattgaaattgatgaAATCTTACCTCAGTTGGAAGTCATAATAATTAGGTGCAGTATCAAACAGAAAGGTAGTCCCGGCGGGGATATTTCCTAAGCCAATATTAAGGCTTTCCTGTGCTGTGTAGAAGCACATAATTGAGGGGCCGTGACCCAGTGTCTTGGGATACAATAATTCCCAAGACAATATTATTTCCAGCCAAATTTGGTCTTCAGCATGTTTATGTAATCTTAATCTTGGCTGCGTATTCATCCATATGATTACCTGAAGTCACAACTTTCACcttctctcgctctctctctctctctctctctctctctctcaacaaatGTAGTTTGCCCTGTTTTACTTATGGtgcatggtttttttttttgcagggaACCGGGTCAGACTGGTGGGGGCACAGGTACATTCAAAAAGTTCTTCATTTAGCTCTACTCATCTTGGAGAAAATCTTGCTCTATTAGATTGTTCAAAATGTTCTTGGTAGTTGAATAGTGTCATCAGTATGCAGCAATGGAGACTGTCCATCCATTGATCTACCTGGAAAATCTCTTAGCTCAAAAGTCAGACATTGGTTGCATAAATTATTAAATCGTAAAGATAAACACTGTTCCAATGGAAGAAATCTATATTTCTTGGACTATTTGATCATCTACATTTACAGGAGAAACCCTGTAGTGTGATTGTGTTGTAGTATCCCGGTCAAATGTGCATCTTCGgagttaaaatttatttatatgtTCTTAATTTTATCAAGTTTTTGTTTGCATTCCTTTGTGGTCCCTGGGTGTTTTCCTAATGATTTCACAATTGTAGGAACACCAAACAATATGGGATTGGAGTTGTTAATGAACATGTTTGGCGGCCTTGGAGCAGGCAGTTTGAGCATTCCCAACGCATCTGATGGTATCTGATCTCCCAATTTTCCTTTCATAAACTAATGTACATTAATTTTCCCCGCATTTCCGTTTACATGATTGGCCCCTTCAAACTaaattcttttgtgtttttgtAGTGCCACCAGAACAACTTTATGCTACTCAGTTGTCACAACTCCAAGAAATGGGTTTCTTCGACACACAAGAGAATATCCGTGCGTTGAGTGCCACTGCAGGGAATGTCCATGCAGCGGTGGAGCGACTCCTGGGGAACCTGGGTCAGTAATTTATTATGTTTCTTGTTTCATATGTAGTCTGCTTTGCTCATGTGGACCTGTAAGCTTAGCCAGATTGCGCAAGGGTCTTCTTAAAGACAGCATATGCGGGCTCTCAACCCCTTTCCATTTTGGGCATTAATAAGTAATTCAATATAATGGTAAGCGTCGTAAACAAAGATGTAGGCTATGAATTATTGGACCATTAGCCCTTCTGCCCTCCTTTTGAGAGATATATCTGAAGACGTGTGATCTTTTTTGTACATACAAGCTTTTAAGATTTGTCTTGTGAATTATTTGTCTAATTTATTATTAACTTTCTGTTGTTCGgatcaattttccttttcattacCATTGCTTCTGAAAAATATTCGAGATTCTGTTG is drawn from Macadamia integrifolia cultivar HAES 741 chromosome 7, SCU_Mint_v3, whole genome shotgun sequence and contains these coding sequences:
- the LOC122084371 gene encoding ubiquitin domain-containing protein DSK2a-like encodes the protein MGGESGNSDSGKPNDSNVETGVIVHIRCSNGSKFSVRTSLESTVGTFKTVLAQNCDVPAEQQRLIFKGRILKDDQTLESYGLQGDQTVHMVRGFAPASATNTTGTANVGGGSNTTPGVGRGVGSNEGAGFGGGGLGASLFPGLGVNGLGGNGVSGLFGSGLGSGLPEFEQVQQQLTQNPNMMREIMNMPVIQNLMNNPDLMRNLIMSNPQMREIIDRNPDLAHILNDPSTLRQTLEAARNPELMREMMRNTDRAMSNIESSPEGFNMLRRMYETVQEPFLNATTMAGDTGNDAGSNPFAALLGSQGGGQARDRSTNSTTTGSETTTGSPAPNTNPLPNPWNTGGGSAQTNTTSRSTPVGDGRGAGIAGLGGLGLPEMERMFSGTQDPASMNQFLQNPAVSQIMQSLLSNPQYMNQILGLNPQLRSMLDSNSQLREMMQNPEFLRQLTSPETMQQVLSLQQSLMSQLGRQQSAQEPGQTGGGTGTPNNMGLELLMNMFGGLGAGSLSIPNASDVPPEQLYATQLSQLQEMGFFDTQENIRALSATAGNVHAAVERLLGNLGQ